A stretch of Natator depressus isolate rNatDep1 chromosome 2, rNatDep2.hap1, whole genome shotgun sequence DNA encodes these proteins:
- the LOC141982358 gene encoding DGAT1/2-independent enzyme synthesizing storage lipids-like isoform X2: MIHRNESCTSGQVPMSYLCCLIYILEEWTGVEYLEDYLNYVAYLLWVFTPLIIVFILPGLILLLLYVSIIFLYVYKRKNELKEAYSNDIWNGARQMVATLWDGHARIWHGYEVHGLEKIPEGPGLVVFYHGATPIDYFYFLAKLLILKNRMCYTVADHFVFKLPGFKLLLDVFGVMHGPKEECVKALKNGRLVAISPGGVREALFSDETYVLVWGNRTGFAQVAIDAKVPIIPMFTQNVREGIRTLGRISKGCNPVFNRQTSENTRKCI, from the exons ATGATACATAGAAATGAATCCTGTACTTCAGGGCAGGTACCTATGAGCTACTTATGCTGCCTGATTTATATATTGGAAGAATGGACTGGTGTGGAGTACCTTGAGGACTATCTGAATTATGTGGCATACCTTTTATGGGTGTTTACTCCACTCATAATAGTTTTTATACTTCCTGGActtatcctcctcctcctctacgtttccattatttttctttatgttTATAAGAGGAAGAATGAACTAAAGGAGGCTTATTCCAATGATATCTGGAATGGTGCAAGGCAAATGGTGGCAACTTTATGGGATGGACATGCAAGAATATGGCATG GTTATGAGGTTCATGGTCTGGAAAAAATACCAGAAGGACCTGGGCTTGTTGTTTTTTATCATGGCGCAACTCCTATAGACTATTTCTACTTCCTGGCTAAACTCCTTATACTGAAGAACAGAATGTGCTATACAGTAGCTGATCACTTCGTCTTTAAATTACCAG GTTTTAAACTTTTACTTGATGTGTTTGGTGTTATGCATGGACCAAAGGAAGAATGTGTTAAAGCTCTGAAGAATGGCCGCTTGGTGGCTATCTCGCCAGGTGGAGTTAGAGAAGCACTCTTTAGTGATGAAACCTATGTTCTTGTATGGGGTAATCGTACGGGCTTTGCTCAGGTGGCCATTGATGCAAAAGtg CCCATCATTCCTATGTTCACACAAAATGTTCGGGAAGGAATTAGGACATTAGGAAGAATAA